One window from the genome of Musa acuminata AAA Group cultivar baxijiao chromosome BXJ1-4, Cavendish_Baxijiao_AAA, whole genome shotgun sequence encodes:
- the LOC135651157 gene encoding ABC transporter B family member 2-like: protein MNSVVGPESSHEDGASKKEVHKVPFLKLFAFADTWDYVLMALGSIGACAHGASVPVFFIFFGKLINIIGVAFLFPTTVSHRVAKYSLDFVYLGIAILFSSWTEVACWMHTGERQAAKMRLAYLRSMLDQDIAVFDTEASTGEVIAAITSDIIVVQDAISEKVGNFMHYISRFIAGFAIGFARVWQISLVTLSIVPLIAIAGGIYAYVATGLIARVRKSYVKAGEIAEEVIGNVRTVQAFVGEEKAVRSYRSALMNTYEYGKKGGLAKGLGLGSMHCVLFLSWALLVWFTSIVVHKKIANGGESFTTMLNVVIAGLSLGQAAPNISTFLRARTAAYSIFEMIERNTVSRTSAKTGRKLAGVDGHIKFVNIHFSYPSRPDVLIFNGLNLDIPSGKIVALVGGSGSGKSTVISLIERFYEPQRGHILLDGHDIKDLDLKWLRQQIGLVNQEPALFATSIRENILYGKDDATIDEIAQSAKLSEAINFIKHLPDRYETQVGERGVQLSGGQKQRIAISRAILKNPSILLLDEATSALDAESEKSVQEALDRVMIGRTTVVVAHRLSTIRNADIIAVVQGGRIVETGTHDQLMSHPTSAYASLVKLQETAHHQRPSPAEGPSIGRPLSIKYSRELSAKNTSLGASFRSDKDSGSRYAPEATDVAKAKPVSLKKLYSMVRPDWIFGVIGTLGAFVAGAQMPLFALGVTQALVSYYMVWETTQREVKKIALLFCGGAVLTVFFHVIEHLNFGIMGERLTLRVRERMFGVILRNEIGWFDDMSNTSAMLTSRLETDATLLRTIVVDRSTILLQNIGMIVTSLIIAFILNWRITLVVLATYPLMVSGHISEKLFMRGYGGNLSKTYLKANMLAAEAVSNIRTVAAFCSEQKVIDLYVEELREPSRRSFRRGQTAGIFYGVSQCFLFSSYGLALWYGSVLMGKGLASFKSVMKSFMVLIVTALAMGETLALAPDIIKGNQMAASVFEVLDRRTEVPPEVGEDVGRVEGAIEMRGVEFCYPSRPDVLIFRGFDLRVTAGKSMALVGMSGSGKSTVLSLILRFYDATAGKVMIDGKDIRRLRLKELRKHIGMVQQEPVLFATTIYDNIVYGKDGATEAEVVEAAKLANAHSFISALPEGYSTKAGERGIQLSGGQKQRIAIARAIIKNPAILLLDEATSALDVESERVVQHALERVMRNRTTVMVAHRLSTIHNADVISVLQDGRIVEQGSHSTLVENRNGAYFKLISLQQKH from the exons ATGAACTCGGTGGTAGGCCCTGAGAGCAGCCATGAAGACGGGGCGAGCAAGAAGGAGGTGCACAAGGTCCCCTTCCTCAAGCTCTTCGCCTTCGCCGACACATGGGACTACGTCCTCATGGCCCTCGGCTCCATCGGCGCCTGCGCGCACGGCGCGTCCGTGCccgtcttcttcatcttcttcggcaagctcatcAACATCATCGGGGTCGCCTTCCTCTTCCCCACCACGGTCTCACACCGGGTCGCCAAG TACTCGCTGGATTTCGTTTATCTGGGCATTGCCATATTGTTCTCCTCGTGGACCG AGGTGGCTTGTTGGATGCACACAGGAGAGAGACAGGCGGCGAAGATGAGGCTGGCTTACCTGCGTTCCATGTTAGATCAGGACATAGCGGTGTTTGATACGGAGGCTTCCACCGGAGAGGTGATTGCAGCCATTACAAGCGATATTATTGTGGTGCAGGATGCCATCTCCGAGAAG GTGGGAAACTTCATGCACTACATCAGCAGATTCATCGCAGGATTTGCCATCGGCTTCGCTCGCGTCTGGCAGATCAGTCTGGTCACACTGTCCATCGTCCCGTTGATCGCCATTGCTGGTGGAATCTACGCCTACGTCGCCACTGGCCTAATTGCTCGAGTCCGGAAATCCTACGTCAAGGCCGGAGAAATAGCTGAGGAG GTGATCGGCAATGTGCGCACCGTGCAAGCGTTTGTGGGGGAGGAGAAGGCGGTGAGGTCGTACAGAAGTGCGTTGATGAATACGTACGAGTATGGGAAGAAGGGTGGGTTGGCCAAGGGACTCGGCCTTGGTTCCATGCACTGCGTTCTCTTCCTCTCCTGGGCTCTCCTCGTCTGGTTCACCAGCATCGTCGTCCACAAGAAAATAGCAAACGGAGGAGAATCCTTCACCACCATGCTCAACGTCGTCATCGCTGGGCT GTCATTAGGCCAGGCAGCACCAAACATCTCCACGTTTCTGAGAGCAAGGACTGCCGCGTACTCCATCTTTGAGATGATCGAGAGAAACACGGTTAGCAGAACGAGTGCCAAGACGGGGCGGAAACTGGCCGGCGTGGACGGGCACATCAAGTTTGTCAATATTCACTTCAGCTATCCATCACGTCCCGACGTCCTCATCTTTAATGGGCTGAATCTGGACATCCCGTCGGGAAAGATCGTTGCACTTGTTGGTGGAAGTGGGTCGGGGAAGAGCACGGTTATCTCGTTGATCGAGCGGTTCTACGAGCCCCAACGAGGCCATATCCTGTTGGATGGGCATGACATCAAGGATCTGGATCTCAAGTGGCTCCGGCAGCAAATCGGGTTGGTGAATCAGGAGCCTGCCCTCTTCGCAACAAGCATCCGAGAAAACATACTTTACGGGAAGGATGATGCCACCATCGACGAAATAGCGCAGTCTGCAAAGCTTTCTGAGGCCATTAATTTCATCAAACACCTGCCTGACCGATACGAGACGCAG GTGGGTGAGCGAGGGGTTCAACTATCAGGCGGGCAGAAGCAGCGCATCGCAATCTCAAGAGCCATCCTGAAGAACCCTTCGATCCTCCTCCTCGACGAGGCCACAAGTGCCCTCGACGCTGAGTCCGAGAAGAGCGTGCAAGAGGCGCTCGACAGGGTTATGATAGGCCGTACCACGGTGGTGGTGGCGCATCGATTGTCCACCATCAGGAATGCGGACATCATTGCGGTCGTGCAGGGCGGAAGGATCGTCGAGACGggaactcacgaccagctcatgTCTCATCCCACCAGTGCCTACGCTTCACTTGTGAAGCTCCAGGAGACTGCTCACCATCAGCGGCCATCGCCCGCGGAGGGCCCGAGCATCGGGCGACCGCTAAG CATCAAATACTCCAGAGAGctgtccgcaaaaaacacaagctTGGGGGCGAGCTTCAGGTCTGATAAGGACTCCGGCAGTCGTTATGCCCCTGAAGCAACCGATGTGGCAAAAGCGAAGCCTGTGTCTCTCAAGAAGTTGTATTCCATGGTCAGGCCTGATTGGATCTTTGGAGTCATTGGCACGTTAGGTGCCTTCGTTGCAGGTGCCCAGATGCCGCTCTTTGCGCTCGGAGTTACCCAGGCGCTTGTTTCCTATTACATGGTTTGGGAAACCACCCAGAGGGAGGTGAAGAAGATCGCACTGTTGTTCTGCGGTGGGGCCGTTCTCACCGTGTTCTTCCACGTCATCGAACACCTCAACTTTGGCATCATGGGCGAAAGGCTAACTCTTCGGGTGAGGGAAAGGATGTTTGGAG TGATCTTAAGGAACGAGATCGGTTGGTTCGACGACATGAGCAACACCAGCGCGATGTTGACGTCGCGCCTTGAGACGGATGCCACTCTGCTGCGGACCATCGTGGTGGATCGTTCCACAATCCTCCTGCAGAACATCGGAATGATCGTAACCTCCTTGATCATTGCCTTCATCTTGAATTGGCGAATAACTCTGGTGGTTCTGGCCACATACCCTTTGATGGTCAGTGGGCATATCAGTGAG AAGCTGTTCATGAGGGGGTATGGAGGAAACCTGAGCAAGACGTACCTGAAAGCAAACATGCTAGCTGCTGAGGCTGTGAGCAACATCCGAACGGTGGCCGCCTTTTGCTCGGAACAAAAAGTAATCGATCTCTACGTCGAGGAGCTCAGGGAGCCGTCCAGGCGATCTTTCCGACGCGGGCAGACTGCGGGCATCTTCTACGGCGTCTCCCAGTGCTTCCTCTTCTCTTCGTACGGGCTTGCTTTGTG GTATGGCTCAGTCCTGATGGGCAAAGGGCTTGCCAGCTTCAAGTCGGTGATGAAATCATTCATGGTCCTCATAGTGACGGCGTTAGCCATGGGAGAAACGTTGGCTCTGGCTCCGGACATCATCAAAGGGAATCAAATGGCAGCATCGGTCTTCGAGGTGCTTGATAGAAGGACGGAGGTGCCGCCCGAGGTCGGGGAGGACGTTGGAAGGGTCGAGGGCGCTATCGAGATGAGAGGAGTAGAATTCTGTTATCCTTCAAGGCCGGATGTCTTAATCTTCAGAGGGTTCGATCTGAGAGTGACGGCTGGGAAGAGCATGGCGTTGGTGGGAATGAGCGGATCAGGCAAGAGCACGGTGTTGTCTCTGATACTACGATTTTATGATGCGACTGCTGGAAAAGTGATGATCGATG GCAAAGATATAAGGAGACTGAGACTGAAGGAGCTCCGCAAGCACATCGGCATGGTTCAGCAAGAGCCCGTGCTCTTCGCCACAACCATCTACGACAACATCGTCTACGGCAAGGATGGTGCCACAGAAGCAGAGGTTGTGGAGGCTGCAAAGCTCGCGAACGCCCACTCCTTCATCAGTGCTCTCCCGGAGGGCTACTCGACCAAGGCAGGGGAGCGAGGGATCCAACTGTCGGGAGGCCAGAAGCAGCGGATCGCCATCGCCCGAGCCATCATAAAGAATCCTGCCATCTTGCTGCTCGATGAGGCCACCAGCGCGCTGGACGTGGAGTCGGAGCGCGTGGTCCAGCACGCGCTGGAGCGGGTCATGAGGAACCGCACCACCGTCATGGTGGCGCACAGGCTCTCCACCATTCACAACGCTGATGTCATCTCGGTGTTGCAGGACGGGAGAATCGTGGAACAGGGGAGCCACTCCACTCTGGTTGAGAACAGGAACGGTGCCTATTTCAAGTTGATCAGCTTGCAGCAAAAGCACTAG
- the LOC135651163 gene encoding histone acetyltransferase MCC1-like: MLEPRGAHQPIIIYRPILPSDLEVLEEIHVALFPIRYERDFFISVVQGHGIVSWAAVDVSRSDGGRDKLVGFVTTRLMSAKESEISDLLRYNASRQDLMLVYILTLGVVENYRNHGIATSLVCEVIKYASSITNCRAVYLHVISYNMPAIHFYEKMSFACVRRLQKFYYINGQHYDSYLFVYYVNGGHSLCSPLNIVAAVAAYLRDLFKVLASKLWRKQEKHIPRYLKCKETSSLLVAQNRRILGADNSACQSV; encoded by the exons ATGTTGGAACCAAGAGGTGCTCATCAACCAATTATCATATATAGGCCAATACTACCTTCTGATCTTGAAGTCCTTGAGGAGATCCATGTAGCTTTATTTCCTATAAG GTATGAAAGAGACTTCTTCATCAGTGTGGTGCAAGGACATGGAATAGTCTCTTGGGCTGCTGTTGATGTTAGCAGGTCGGATGGCGGCCGTGATAAACTAGTTGGATTCGTCACAACACGTCTTATGTCAGCAAAAGAAAGCGAG ATTTCAGATTTGCTTAGGTATAATGCCTCAAGGCAAGATCTAATGCTAGTCTATATCTTGACACTTGGTGTGGTGGAGAATTATAGAAACCATGGGATCG CTACTTCGCTTGTTTGCGAGGTAATCAAATATGCTTCAAGCATCACAAATTGTAGAGCAGTGTATTTGCATGTCATTTCCTACAACATGCCAGCCATACATTTCTATGAGAAGATGTCGTTTGCGTGCGTAAGACGGTTGCAGAAGTTTTATTACATTAATGGCCAGCATTATGATTCATATCTGTTTGTTTACTATGTGAATGGTGGCCATTCTCTCTGCTCTCCATT AAACATTGTGGCAGCAGTGGCAGCTTACTTGAGAGACCTTTTTAAAGTGCTGGCTTCCAAGCTGTGGAGGAAACAAGAGAAGCATATTCCCAGATATCTCAAGTGTAAAGAAACAagtagccttctggttgctcaaaACAGAAGGATCCTTGGCGCCGATAATTCTGCGTGTCAGAGTGTATAG